The Bacillus spongiae DNA window CTTTGGAAAACTATACGTATGTAGAAGACAATGATGTAGAGCTAAAAACCTTTGATATTTCTAGAGATCATCAATGGGTTATCCCAATGATTAAAGATGCAATGAACGTAAAAGGTGGCTCGATTCCATTACTCGCCTCCCCTTGGAGTCCACCTGCTTGGATGAAATCAAATGGAGATATGAATCATGGAGGGAAACTTCTTCCAGAATATAGAGATGCTTGGGCGACTTATTATACTAAATTTATTCAATCTTATCAGCAAGAAGGGTTAGATATTTGGGGGATTACTGTCCAAAATGAACCTGCTGCTGTTCAAGTTTGGGATTCATGCATCTATTCTGCAGAAGAAGAACGTGACTTCGTCAAAAATCATTTAGGACCGATTATGCACGAAGCAGGCTTTGAGGATGTCAATATTATTATTTGGGACCATAACCGAGATTTGGTTGTCGAGAGAGCCTCTACTGTATTAGAGGACGAGGCTGCTGCAAAGTACGTATGGGGAACAGGCATTCATTGGTACGTAAGCGAGGATTTTGAAAATGTAGGAAAGGTACATGAACGTTTTCCTGATAAGCACTTACTCTTTACTGAAGGTTGCCAAGAAGGTGGCGTTAAGTTAGGGGAATGGTTTACTGGAGAACGATATGGTCGCAATATCATTGGTGATTTAAATAATTGGGTGGAAGGCTATTTAGATTGGAACCTAGTTTTAAATGAGAATGGTGGACCAAATCATGTGCAAAACCTTTGTGATGCACCGATTATTGCTGATACGAGTACGAAAGAATTACACTATAACAGCTCTTATTACTATATTGGCCATTTTAGTAAGTTTATTCGACCGGGTGCGGTTCGTATCGAACTAAACACCGAAAATAAAGAGTTACAAACGACAGCCTTTTTAAATGAAGATGGGAACATTGCTTTAGTTGTTATGAACGAACAAGACCATCCTATTCCATTTTCAATCGGCTATAAAAATAGTAAATGCGAAACTGAGTTACCAGCTCATTCAATCGCAACTTATATCTTTGCTAAATAACATTATGTTAGAGGAATTGAAAGGCAGATGCCTTCCGTGTTTCTTAAATCTCACGGCCTACAGGATGTAGGTCATGAAGGTGTTGCGACAGGACGTCGCGAACTAAGCCTTCGTTCCTTAATGTTATCCAGCTCCGGCGGCCAGCGGCTAGTAAACTTGCCAACTCCTCCTTACGATAAGTCAACATCGAAAGGCAGAAGCCTTCCGTGTTTCCTATATCTCAATGCCTACAGGAAGTAGGTCATGAAGGTGTTGCGACAGGACGTCGCGAACTTAACCTTCGTACCTTAATAGTGCCAAGTATATACGTCGCTAAACGTCCGCCTTCGCTTTTAATGATATCCAGCTCCGGCGGATTGGGGCTCGGGGTCAAATGCCACATCACTCCGAAAATCAGGATTTTCTACGTGATGCGTCATTAGCCTGTCGCCCCATAACGATCCGCCTTCGCTTTTAATTTAAAAATCCATGTTTAAAGGTGGGCTATGCTCATGTCAAAAGGTAATTACTATTTCGATGATCAGAAAAGATTTGTTATTGAAAATTATGATAAAGCCAAAACATTTTCAAGTTTTTTACCAGGAATAGCTGGTTTCACAGGCATTCCAATGTGGACGTTTTATGTGAATAGAGGTCAAGGGATTAGCAGCTTCGGAGTAGAAGATAAAAATTCTCCTATTTTAGAGTTTTCTCCTGCCAATATTGCCTATAAAACGGTTGCAACAGCAGGGTTTCGAACGTTTATTAAAATCAATAATGATGAAGTGTACGAAGCGTTTCGTCCTACTGCAAATGCTGATTATATTCAAAGAAAAATGTACATTGAAGCGAATCAACTAAGCATTGAGGAAATTAATCAAGAGCTTGGTTTGAAAATAATGATCCAATATTTTAATATGCCAGAAGCTAAATTTGCGGGGCTTGTCCGTAAAGTATCTATTAAGAACTTAAAAGACGAGCCAGTAGAGTTAGAAGTACTTGATGGGCTACCTGAGATTCTACCGTTTGGTGTAACCAATGCTGCTTATAAAGAAGTCGGGAGCTTAATGAGAAGTTGGATGGAAGTGTATCACTTAGATGAAAAGGTACCATATTATCGAGTGAGAGCTAGCATTGGGGATGAAGCAGAGGTAAATGAAGTGACGAGCGGCCATTTTTATTTGTCCTTTTCCGATGATGAAAAGCTTATTACGCCAATAGTAGATTCAGAGATCATTTTTGGGGAAGACACATCTCTTTTATACCCAGAAAGTTTTGATGCTTTTTCTCTTACTGAGCTTACGAAGGCACAACAAGTGACAGCGAATAAAGTACCTTGTGGCTTTACACCAGTAGGAGGCTCTTTAAAGAAAGATGAGACGGTAAATATTCGAACTATCATTGGTCATGTTACAGATTTCTCGCTTATCAAAGATCATATAGAGCAAGTGGTGAGCATGAGCTATATTGACCAAAAGCAAAATGAAGCGATTATGTTAACGAGAGAACTAACTAATTCGATTGGTACAGAAACAGGTTCTCAACTGTTTGATGAATATAGTCGTCAAAGTTATTTAGACAATTTGCTAAGAGGTGGATACCCTTACATTTTTGAAAATGAAGAAGAAGACTTCGTGTATCATGTGTTCTCACGTAAACATGGGGATTTAGAGAGAGATTATAACTTCTTTAAGATTGCTCCAGAATATTTTTCACAAGGGAATGGAAACTTTAGGGACGCAAATCAAAATAGAAGGAATGACATATACTTCAACCCTAAAGTTGGAAGTTTCAACACGAAGATGTTCATGAGCTTTATTCAAGCAGACGGTTATAACCCTCTATCTGTTAAAGGGTGTTCTTTTGAAATTCAAGGTAAAAATGATGATCAACTCGATAAGATTTTGACGCAGCACTTTGCTAGTCACCAAAAAGAATTTAAAGCATTATTAGCAGAGACATTTACACCAGGTAAGTTAATTAGTTTTCTTACAGATAACCAAATACAACTTAAGGCAGAGCCTAATCAAATCGTATCAGAGGTAATGAAAATATCTAAACAAAACTTTGAAGCTAGTTTTGGTGAAGGGTATTGGATTGATCACTGGACATATAATATGGATTTAATTGAGAGCTATCTCAATATTTATCCAGATAAACAAAATGAGTTTTTATTTGAAGATAGTAGCTATACATTTTTTGATAGTCCGGTATCCGTTCTGCCAAGAAGTGAAAAGTATGTTCTATCCAACGGAAAAGTTCGACAATTTGGCTCCGTCATTGAAGATGAAGAGAAGATGAGTAAGTTAAGGGTTACCCTTGATGATACAAACTGGTTAAGAACGAAGCATGGGCAGGGAGAAATCTACCAAACGAATTTATTTGCTAAGCTCGTTTCTCTATCGCTTATGAAGTTTTCAACCCTTGACCCTGCAGGAATCGGAGTTGAAATGGAAGCGAATAAACCGGGGTGGAATGATGCGCTTAACGGCTTACCTGGAATATTTGGTTCTGGAGTTAGTGAAACCTTTGAACTGAAACGGATATTATCGTTCATATTAAATATGACGAAGGAGTATCAAGATAAAGAAGTTTCGCTCCCAATTGAAATGGTAGAACTTTTAAGA harbors:
- a CDS encoding cellobiose phosphorylase, with protein sequence MSKGNYYFDDQKRFVIENYDKAKTFSSFLPGIAGFTGIPMWTFYVNRGQGISSFGVEDKNSPILEFSPANIAYKTVATAGFRTFIKINNDEVYEAFRPTANADYIQRKMYIEANQLSIEEINQELGLKIMIQYFNMPEAKFAGLVRKVSIKNLKDEPVELEVLDGLPEILPFGVTNAAYKEVGSLMRSWMEVYHLDEKVPYYRVRASIGDEAEVNEVTSGHFYLSFSDDEKLITPIVDSEIIFGEDTSLLYPESFDAFSLTELTKAQQVTANKVPCGFTPVGGSLKKDETVNIRTIIGHVTDFSLIKDHIEQVVSMSYIDQKQNEAIMLTRELTNSIGTETGSQLFDEYSRQSYLDNLLRGGYPYIFENEEEDFVYHVFSRKHGDLERDYNFFKIAPEYFSQGNGNFRDANQNRRNDIYFNPKVGSFNTKMFMSFIQADGYNPLSVKGCSFEIQGKNDDQLDKILTQHFASHQKEFKALLAETFTPGKLISFLTDNQIQLKAEPNQIVSEVMKISKQNFEASFGEGYWIDHWTYNMDLIESYLNIYPDKQNEFLFEDSSYTFFDSPVSVLPRSEKYVLSNGKVRQFGSVIEDEEKMSKLRVTLDDTNWLRTKHGQGEIYQTNLFAKLVSLSLMKFSTLDPAGIGVEMEANKPGWNDALNGLPGIFGSGVSETFELKRILSFILNMTKEYQDKEVSLPIEMVELLRSISQLLEQKNSGNLDDFAYWDNVSSAREKYRKDIHFGIDGEEKVLSLQEIATIYQSFIQKVDLGIEKAEELGDGLYPTYLTFEAEAFESVKDEAGNEVVSSYGLPKANVTKFSNPTPLPSFLEGPARALKSIDDNSKAREIYQKVRNSDLFDQGLKMYKTSVGLEKESHEIGRIKAFTPGWLERESNFLHMSYKYLLALLKSGLSEEYFTEIQTALIPFLDPKIYGRSTLENSSFIATSTNPDEKMHGRGFVARLSGSTAEFLSMWKVMMMGKELFQVKEGKLTLTLSPILPKWLFNESGLLTFMFLGQTKVTYYNRKKLDTFGTEKAKVTAFELVYRDGTTRKVESAYLQEDDALSIRKGAVAELHVTLD
- a CDS encoding glycoside hydrolase family 30 protein — encoded protein: MTRISVTLTAKYSDDRLAEKEPLTFTSNSSNKSADIHVSLDETYQQIVGFGGAFTEAAAFTLSQMPEGKRQEVIENYFDQEKGLGYTIGRVHIHSCDFALENYTYVEDNDVELKTFDISRDHQWVIPMIKDAMNVKGGSIPLLASPWSPPAWMKSNGDMNHGGKLLPEYRDAWATYYTKFIQSYQQEGLDIWGITVQNEPAAVQVWDSCIYSAEEERDFVKNHLGPIMHEAGFEDVNIIIWDHNRDLVVERASTVLEDEAAAKYVWGTGIHWYVSEDFENVGKVHERFPDKHLLFTEGCQEGGVKLGEWFTGERYGRNIIGDLNNWVEGYLDWNLVLNENGGPNHVQNLCDAPIIADTSTKELHYNSSYYYIGHFSKFIRPGAVRIELNTENKELQTTAFLNEDGNIALVVMNEQDHPIPFSIGYKNSKCETELPAHSIATYIFAK